In a single window of the Ancylothrix sp. D3o genome:
- the purF gene encoding amidophosphoribosyltransferase has protein sequence MASSVDSAVAKNADVTDHLLSRPDKPEEACGVFGIYAPDEDVAKLTYFGLYALQHRGQESAGIATFEGDQVHLHKDMGLVSQVFNEGILKEMPGRLAVGHTRYSTTGSSRVVNAQPAVVNTRLGFLALAHNGNLVNTAELREDLLRQNCNLVTTTDSEMIAFAIATEVNSGKDWLEGAISAFHKCAGAFSLTIGTPAGLMGVRDPNGIRPLVIGTLGNSPMRYVLASETCGLDIIGAEYLRDVEPGEVVWITEEGLASFHWSAKPERKLCIFEMIYFARPDSVMHDETLYSYRLRIGRRLAKESPAEADLVIAVPDSGVPAAIGFSQASGIPYAEGLIKNRYVGRTFIQPTQMMRESGIKMKLNPLKDVLEGKRIIIVDDSIVRGTTSRKIVKALRDAGAKEVHMRISSPPVTHPCFYGIDTDSQDQLIAATKSVQEIADQIGVDSLAYLSWEGMLETTQEDTNTFCSACFTGDYPIGIPETIKRSKLMLEKTAKV, from the coding sequence ATGGCATCTAGTGTTGACTCTGCGGTTGCCAAAAATGCCGATGTAACGGATCATCTTTTATCGCGTCCTGATAAACCCGAAGAAGCTTGCGGCGTTTTTGGTATTTATGCACCCGATGAAGATGTGGCGAAGCTTACCTATTTTGGATTGTACGCTCTGCAACACCGAGGTCAAGAATCAGCGGGTATTGCCACCTTTGAGGGCGATCAAGTTCATCTTCACAAAGACATGGGGCTGGTTTCCCAAGTTTTCAACGAAGGAATTTTAAAAGAAATGCCTGGGCGTCTTGCCGTTGGGCACACTCGCTACTCTACCACCGGCTCAAGTCGTGTGGTTAATGCTCAACCGGCAGTCGTCAATACTCGTTTAGGATTTTTAGCATTAGCACATAATGGCAATCTTGTCAACACCGCTGAATTGCGAGAAGACTTATTACGTCAAAATTGCAACTTAGTCACTACCACAGATTCAGAGATGATTGCCTTTGCCATTGCCACCGAAGTTAATAGCGGTAAAGATTGGTTAGAAGGGGCAATAAGTGCGTTTCATAAATGCGCTGGGGCATTTAGTTTAACCATTGGCACACCGGCAGGTTTAATGGGAGTACGCGATCCTAATGGGATTCGTCCTTTGGTAATTGGGACACTAGGAAATAGCCCAATGCGGTATGTTTTGGCTTCAGAAACTTGTGGGTTGGATATTATTGGGGCAGAATATTTACGCGATGTCGAACCGGGTGAGGTGGTTTGGATTACGGAAGAAGGTTTAGCATCGTTTCATTGGAGTGCAAAACCAGAGCGCAAATTGTGTATTTTTGAAATGATTTATTTTGCGCGGCCTGATAGTGTGATGCACGATGAAACATTGTACAGCTATCGGTTGCGAATTGGGCGCCGGTTGGCAAAAGAATCTCCGGCTGAGGCGGATCTTGTGATTGCGGTTCCTGATTCTGGGGTGCCGGCGGCGATTGGTTTTTCCCAAGCTTCGGGAATTCCTTATGCAGAAGGGTTGATTAAAAACCGTTATGTGGGGCGGACTTTTATTCAACCAACGCAAATGATGCGGGAATCGGGAATTAAGATGAAATTAAATCCGCTCAAAGATGTTTTGGAAGGCAAGCGGATTATTATTGTGGATGATTCTATTGTGCGGGGAACAACGAGCCGCAAGATTGTTAAGGCTTTGCGGGATGCGGGAGCAAAAGAAGTTCACATGAGGATTTCTTCGCCGCCGGTGACGCATCCTTGTTTTTATGGCATTGATACAGACAGTCAAGATCAATTGATTGCGGCAACAAAATCGGTACAAGAAATTGCGGATCAAATTGGTGTTGATTCTTTGGCTTATTTAAGTTGGGAAGGAATGTTAGAAACAACCCAGGAAGATACAAATACTTTTTGCTCGGCTTGTTTCACCGGCGATTATCCGATTGGCATTCCCGAAACGATCAAACGCTCAAAATTGATGCTAGAAAAAACGGCTAAAGTGTAA
- a CDS encoding chorismate lyase — MTATFNRQPTTTHTTWHRLTPLWEGTETHIQQGLPHRQLAPPWQILLLGDGSPTRHLQLLTGSPTEVDVIDMSPIGNDTDSAPALIQAVPGPRVRRQVWLRNASGQRLAYATSWWEASHVDEYLQNRSIPIWASLARLRTELYRDVQGIYYGNSAALEAGFGFPGPFWGRHYLFWHHGKPFTLIYEVFSPYLCKYLGPVAQKD; from the coding sequence TTGACTGCAACCTTCAACCGGCAACCAACCACTACACACACCACCTGGCACCGGCTCACCCCCTTATGGGAAGGTACAGAAACCCACATCCAGCAAGGTTTGCCCCACCGCCAACTGGCTCCTCCTTGGCAGATTTTGCTCTTGGGTGATGGTTCCCCCACTCGTCACCTGCAACTGCTGACGGGTTCTCCCACTGAAGTCGATGTCATTGATATGTCACCCATCGGCAATGATACTGACAGCGCACCGGCCCTCATTCAAGCTGTACCGGGGCCCAGAGTCCGCCGTCAAGTCTGGCTTCGCAACGCATCAGGCCAGCGTTTAGCTTACGCTACTTCCTGGTGGGAAGCCAGCCATGTTGATGAATATTTACAAAATCGCTCTATTCCTATTTGGGCCAGTTTAGCCCGACTCCGCACAGAACTTTATCGAGATGTGCAAGGTATTTATTACGGCAACTCAGCGGCGCTAGAAGCCGGTTTTGGTTTTCCGGGGCCATTTTGGGGTCGGCATTATTTATTCTGGCATCACGGTAAACCTTTCACTCTCATTTATGAGGTTTTTTCTCCCTATTTATGCAAGTATTTAGGGCCGGTGGCACAAAAAGATTAA
- a CDS encoding carbohydrate kinase: MNSPRVLCLGEVLFDCLADQLGRSLETVESWTPYPGGAPANVASALVKLGTSAAFIGCVGGDTSGDDLVQLLGNIGVDTTAIQRHPTAPTRQVYVVRSSTGEREFAGFGKFQTTEFADTYLQGSQLPLALFENADFLVIGTLELAYPDSREAIYKALKLANRYDVKIVLDVNWRPVFWPELSEAKPLILDLLKHIDFLKLSQEEAEWLFDTTDAGAINYRLSSMEGVLVTAGSGGCAYCLGEQEGKMPAFSVEVVDTTGAGDGFLAGFIHQLCLQGISCLKDPTISAQVINYASAVGALTTTKAGAIASQPTHSEVQAFLKSSGS, from the coding sequence ATGAACAGTCCCCGTGTTCTCTGTTTGGGTGAAGTTTTGTTTGATTGTCTGGCCGATCAGTTAGGGCGATCTTTAGAAACCGTTGAGTCTTGGACTCCTTACCCCGGCGGCGCACCGGCCAATGTTGCCTCAGCCCTAGTAAAATTAGGCACATCAGCGGCGTTTATCGGGTGTGTAGGTGGGGATACCTCTGGCGATGATCTTGTGCAGCTATTAGGCAATATTGGCGTGGATACCACCGCTATCCAACGTCATCCCACCGCCCCGACAAGGCAAGTTTATGTGGTGCGCTCCTCCACCGGCGAACGCGAGTTTGCAGGATTTGGCAAGTTTCAAACCACCGAATTTGCCGATACTTATTTACAAGGTTCCCAGTTGCCCTTGGCTTTATTTGAAAACGCAGATTTTTTAGTTATAGGAACTTTAGAATTAGCTTATCCCGACAGTCGAGAGGCAATTTATAAAGCCTTAAAATTGGCAAACAGATATGATGTTAAAATTGTTTTAGATGTCAATTGGAGGCCGGTTTTTTGGCCGGAACTCAGCGAGGCTAAACCGCTGATTTTAGATTTATTAAAACACATTGATTTTTTAAAATTATCCCAAGAGGAAGCCGAATGGTTATTTGATACAACCGATGCCGGTGCTATTAATTATCGTTTAAGTTCTATGGAGGGAGTTTTAGTAACAGCAGGTTCTGGGGGATGCGCTTATTGTTTGGGAGAACAAGAAGGAAAAATGCCGGCGTTTTCCGTTGAAGTTGTAGACACCACCGGCGCCGGCGATGGATTTTTGGCAGGATTTATTCACCAGCTTTGTTTACAGGGAATTTCTTGTTTAAAAGATCCAACAATCTCGGCTCAAGTCATAAATTATGCCAGTGCAGTCGGTGCATTGACTACCACAAAAGCCGGCGCTATTGCATCACAACCAACGCATTCAGAAGTACAAGCTTTTTTGAAATCCAGCGGCTCTTAA
- the prfB gene encoding peptide chain release factor 2 (programmed frameshift): MDVLEIKRQAELLSERLGITQDYLDLPALTAKIHDLEQIAAQPAFWENQETAQKSLQELNSLKSHVQQFEEWKATLEDAKAVVELLELEADQALLQEAEINLKQLSQSLDRWELEQLLSGPYDLSGAVLSINAGAGGTDAQDWAEMLMRMYTRWGEKHGYKVHIAEISEGDEAGIKSVTLEIDGRYAYGYLKAEKGTHRLVRISPFNANGKRQTSFAGVEVMPILDASVTLDIPEKDLEITTSRAGGKGGQNVNKVETAVRIVHTPTGLAVRCTEERSQLQNKEKAMAILKAKLLIIAREQRAKEIAEIRGDMVEAAWGNQIRNYVFHPYQMVKDLRTGVETTDISDVMDGNLDPYIETFLRQENQLATVPA, from the exons ATGGATGTCCTAGAAATAAAACGTCAAGCAGAACTGTTGTCTGAGCGCCTGGGTATTACCCAGGACTATCTT GACTTACCGGCATTAACGGCAAAAATTCACGATTTAGAGCAAATAGCCGCACAACCGGCTTTCTGGGAAAATCAAGAAACTGCCCAAAAATCTCTCCAAGAACTCAACTCCTTAAAGTCTCATGTACAGCAGTTCGAGGAGTGGAAAGCTACCTTAGAAGACGCCAAAGCTGTTGTCGAATTGCTTGAACTTGAAGCAGATCAAGCATTACTCCAAGAAGCCGAAATTAATCTTAAACAACTCTCTCAATCGCTTGACCGCTGGGAGTTAGAGCAATTACTCTCCGGCCCTTATGATCTAAGTGGAGCCGTTTTAAGCATCAATGCCGGCGCCGGTGGTACCGATGCTCAAGACTGGGCAGAAATGCTGATGCGTATGTACACTCGCTGGGGAGAAAAACACGGTTATAAAGTGCATATTGCCGAAATTTCCGAAGGTGATGAGGCCGGTATTAAATCCGTAACTTTGGAAATAGACGGACGTTATGCCTATGGTTATTTAAAAGCAGAAAAAGGCACTCACCGCCTCGTTAGAATTTCGCCTTTTAATGCCAATGGTAAACGCCAAACCAGTTTTGCCGGTGTGGAAGTAATGCCAATTTTGGATGCCTCCGTAACCCTCGATATCCCAGAAAAAGACCTAGAAATTACCACATCCCGTGCCGGTGGTAAAGGCGGTCAAAATGTCAACAAAGTTGAAACTGCTGTCCGTATTGTTCACACCCCTACCGGCCTTGCTGTGCGCTGCACCGAAGAACGCAGCCAACTCCAAAATAAAGAAAAAGCAATGGCAATTTTGAAAGCAAAATTGTTAATTATTGCCCGTGAACAACGCGCTAAAGAAATTGCGGAAATTCGCGGAGATATGGTAGAGGCTGCCTGGGGCAACCAAATCCGCAACTATGTATTTCACCCGTATCAAATGGTAAAGGATCTGCGTACCGGTGTGGAAACTACGGATATCAGCGATGTCATGGATGGCAATCTTGACCCCTATATTGAGACTTTTCTGCGGCAAGAAAATCAGCTTGCCACTGTGCCGGCTTAA
- a CDS encoding RNA polymerase sigma factor SigF, translating to MATLTSVRSRCLELLISYHRNPSIAIRNQLVQMNAGLVRKIAHRVCHQCAEPYEDLEQIGYLGLIRAIERFDPSQGCAFSSFAVPYIRGEMLHFLRDKSSAVKIPRRWQDLQREGQKIKEELTNKLGYTPNEAMIAQKLGVSVQEWRESLMASQNSTLLSLDATVGQQVDTPITLGDTLLDTNYQALQRSEEERQQLQSALSLLEENTREVIESVFLNEIPRKDVAKTIGVSPMTVTRRLQKGIDQLVTLMAPQIA from the coding sequence ATGGCAACTTTAACTTCTGTTCGCTCTCGTTGTTTAGAGCTTTTAATTTCTTACCACCGCAATCCGTCTATTGCCATTCGCAATCAACTGGTGCAAATGAATGCCGGTTTGGTACGCAAAATTGCTCACCGCGTCTGCCATCAGTGTGCGGAACCTTACGAAGATTTAGAACAAATTGGCTATCTGGGTTTAATTAGGGCTATCGAACGGTTTGATCCTTCTCAAGGATGTGCTTTCAGTTCGTTTGCTGTGCCTTATATTCGCGGTGAAATGCTGCATTTCTTGCGCGATAAAAGCAGTGCGGTAAAAATTCCGCGCCGGTGGCAAGATTTACAGCGCGAAGGTCAAAAAATTAAGGAAGAACTTACCAATAAACTTGGTTATACTCCTAACGAGGCGATGATTGCTCAAAAACTTGGTGTTTCTGTGCAAGAATGGCGCGAAAGTTTAATGGCTTCTCAAAATTCTACGCTTTTGAGTTTAGATGCTACTGTGGGTCAACAAGTTGATACGCCGATCACTTTGGGCGATACTTTGTTGGATACAAATTATCAAGCTTTGCAACGTTCGGAAGAAGAACGCCAACAATTGCAAAGTGCTTTGAGTCTGTTGGAAGAAAATACACGAGAAGTTATTGAGTCTGTTTTTCTCAATGAAATTCCTCGCAAAGATGTTGCTAAAACAATTGGCGTAAGTCCGATGACTGTGACTCGCCGGTTGCAAAAAGGTATTGATCAATTGGTGACGCTGATGGCTCCTCAAATTGCATAA
- a CDS encoding DoxX family protein encodes MENQIQKFLPLLARIFLSAIFIKAGIDKILDPAGTQDTMTGKGIPLAGILLIPTIIVLVAGGLSVLFGFKARYGALALIGFLIPATLIFHTDFSNRIQEIMFLKNLGLIGGLLMIAAFGAGPLSIDERNTTHNSNPRLG; translated from the coding sequence ATGGAAAACCAAATCCAAAAATTTCTACCCCTCTTAGCCCGAATTTTTCTTTCCGCAATATTTATCAAAGCCGGCATCGATAAAATACTAGACCCCGCCGGCACCCAAGACACCATGACAGGAAAAGGCATTCCCCTCGCCGGTATCCTCTTAATTCCCACCATTATTGTATTAGTAGCCGGTGGTTTATCAGTTTTGTTTGGTTTCAAAGCACGTTATGGAGCCTTAGCCTTAATTGGCTTTTTAATTCCTGCTACCCTTATTTTTCATACAGATTTTTCTAATCGCATCCAAGAAATTATGTTCTTAAAAAACCTAGGCTTAATAGGAGGCTTATTAATGATAGCCGCCTTCGGTGCCGGGCCCCTCAGCATAGACGAACGCAACACTACGCACAATTCAAATCCCCGTCTAGGTTGA
- a CDS encoding NAD(P)/FAD-dependent oxidoreductase, with product MINKQAHICILGGGFGGVFTALYLKGLGWRTSPQITLIDEKDHFLFTPLLYELVTGELKTWQLAPLFSKLLGGRGINFKQARVENVDLQNRCVTLDDQTILSYDRLVIATGKETLLDVVAGAAEYAIPFRSLADVRRLRERLRFLETSELTKIRVCIVGAGPNGVELACKLADRLKSRGEIVLISRHDKILKNFALATQKSALRCLGRRGILLELQSSVESVDKDFITVVKNNQRCLQKADLVVWTTGTKTADWVKNLSQYQMQQKELMVLPTLQLMEFPEVFALGDIATANVSKDAAPATAQAAFQQAKVAAKNIRASLMGKNLQKFRYRHLGEMLTLGIGVSAISSFGVHFSGRVAGVFRQWFYLLRMPTFRHRFKVAKAWILRLISSP from the coding sequence ATGATCAATAAACAGGCTCATATTTGCATTCTTGGGGGAGGGTTTGGGGGCGTTTTTACGGCGCTTTACCTCAAGGGTTTGGGGTGGCGTACTTCACCGCAAATCACGCTGATTGATGAAAAAGACCATTTTTTATTTACGCCGTTACTTTATGAACTGGTGACGGGTGAGTTAAAAACTTGGCAGCTTGCGCCTTTGTTTTCTAAGCTTTTGGGGGGTAGGGGTATTAATTTTAAGCAAGCAAGGGTAGAAAATGTTGATCTGCAAAATCGCTGTGTGACTCTCGATGATCAGACAATTTTGAGTTATGACCGGCTGGTGATTGCGACTGGTAAGGAAACGTTGCTGGATGTGGTAGCGGGTGCTGCTGAGTATGCGATTCCGTTTCGGAGTTTAGCAGATGTGCGGCGGTTGAGGGAGAGGTTGAGATTTTTAGAAACAAGTGAATTGACAAAAATTCGGGTGTGTATTGTGGGGGCCGGCCCGAATGGCGTAGAATTGGCTTGTAAATTGGCAGATCGTTTAAAAAGTCGGGGAGAGATTGTTTTAATTAGCCGGCATGACAAAATTCTGAAAAATTTTGCTTTGGCTACTCAAAAATCTGCGTTGAGATGTCTGGGTAGACGGGGTATTTTGTTGGAGTTGCAAAGTAGTGTGGAGTCTGTTGATAAAGATTTTATCACGGTGGTTAAGAATAATCAACGCTGTCTTCAAAAAGCTGATTTAGTGGTGTGGACAACCGGCACTAAAACGGCTGATTGGGTTAAAAATTTGAGCCAATATCAAATGCAGCAAAAGGAATTAATGGTGCTTCCGACTTTGCAATTAATGGAGTTTCCAGAGGTGTTCGCGTTGGGTGATATTGCGACTGCAAATGTTAGCAAGGATGCGGCACCGGCGACGGCGCAAGCGGCGTTTCAACAAGCGAAAGTTGCGGCAAAAAATATTCGTGCTTCTTTGATGGGGAAAAATTTACAAAAATTTCGTTACCGGCATTTGGGAGAAATGTTAACTTTGGGGATTGGGGTTTCGGCTATTTCGAGTTTTGGTGTACATTTTTCGGGACGGGTGGCCGGTGTTTTTCGCCAGTGGTTTTATTTGTTGAGAATGCCTACTTTCCGTCACCGTTTTAAGGTGGCTAAGGCTTGGATTTTACGGCTTATTTCTTCCCCCTAA